In a single window of the Acipenser ruthenus chromosome 8, fAciRut3.2 maternal haplotype, whole genome shotgun sequence genome:
- the LOC117406252 gene encoding olfactory receptor 10G4-like, whose protein sequence is MASKNNTVGITEFFITGFDDLEHPKAVGIVILMIYSLILLGGTTNICIIASDKRLHTPMYFFICNLAIVDMMYSSSASVTMLTILLVKTVSYKPCAAHMFLYHMGDFMEAFAIGLMAFDRLVAISNPLRYHSIITTNRILLLVLTTWVINSAVVGTLAGITEGLPSCHTVLKYMFCDYPGLVRAACVNPDDYFVFPTIAVSLAIYRNFVFVLLSYIWIICTVFKISSESRKHMFSTCFSHMIVVVCYFVPKFVANILTRVGLVLTIPERNGLHIVATLVPSLVNPVVYCCYYSLWKDDNRLKCTSRYLPFTVTPNSMNAYVE, encoded by the coding sequence ATGGCATCCAAAAACAACACAGTTGGAATCACAGAATTTTTCATCACTGGTTTTGATGACCTTGAGCATCCAAAGGCAGTGGGAATTGTAATTCTGATGATCTATTCACTTATTTTACTAGGAGGCACCACCAATATATGTATTATTGCATCAGACAAACGTCTTCACACACCCATGTACTTTTTCATTTGCAATCTAGCCATTGTAGATATgatgtacagcagcagtgctagTGTGACAATGTTAACAATCCTTCTAGTGAAAACAGTATCTTACAAGCCCTGTGCTGCTCATATGTTTTTGTATCACATGGGTGATTTTATGGAAGCCTTTGCTATTGGTTTGATGGCCTTTGATCGATTGGTTGCAATTTCCAATCCTTTAAGATACCACAGCATCATTACAACCAATCGTATACTGTTATTAGTGTTAACTACATGGGTAATAAACAGTGCTGTAGTAGGTACTTTAGCCGGTATAACTGAAGGACTTCCTTCCTGTCATACTGTTCTTAAATATATGTTTTGTGACTATCCTGGTTTGGTAAGGGCAGCCTGTGTTAATCCTGATGATTACTTTGTGTTTCCAACCATTGCGGTTAGTTTGGCGATTTATAGAAactttgtctttgttttgttatcATACATATGGATAATTTGTACAGTGTTTAAAATTTCCTCTGAAAGCAGAAAACACATGTTTAGCACTTGCTTCAGCCACATGATTGTGGTTGTTTGCTATTTTGTTCCCAAATTTGTTGCCAATATTCTTACTAGAGTTGGTCTTGTGTTAACAATCCCAGAACGCAATGGGTTACACATTGTCGCAACCTTGGTCCCTTCTCTTGTAAATCCTGTGGTGTATTGCTGCTATTACTCACTGTGGAAAGATGACAACAGATTAAAATGCACTTCAAGGTACTTGCCCTTTACTGTCACACCAAACTCCATGAATGCATACGTTGAATAA
- the LOC117405325 gene encoding olfactory receptor 10G4-like has translation MELGWKMQILSDSNHTNVAEFVFVGFTGVRQAPQLIGVTFLIIYLLTLLGNLFILYVIKKEEKLQTPMYIIICNLALSDIIYSTVISPKLIQSYLLDLNAIQFHVCFIQMYFFHFAGSVDSFMMLVMALDRYVSICFPLRYPALITNKNAQILCIVAWMLGAISPLPPVSFAAILPYCGPNKINHLYCEHRLVARLACTDTTFNMFLAFIIACLVLIVPFSIILLSYLKIIITVLKIATPEGRKKAFYTCSTQLIVISIFFIPRLFVYIASIVGVYMPDVARASLGVMYCLLPPLANPVIYSFRTKEIKQLIFKLFKLKTVVPRENTIGTTCA, from the coding sequence ATGGAATTGGGATGGAAAATGCAGATTTTGTCTGACTCAAATCACacaaatgttgctgaatttgtttttgttggCTTTACTGGCGTAAGACAAGCTCCACAGTTAATAGGAGTCACGTTTCTTATCATCTATCTATTGACTCTTCTTGGCAACCTTTTCATTTTATATGTAatcaaaaaggaagaaaaattACAAACTCCAATGTATATTATTATCTGTAACCTTGCTTTGTCTGATATCATATACAGCACAGTTATAAGCCCTAAACTTATACAGTCCTATCTGCTTGACTTGAATGCAATACAATTCCATGTGTGTTTCatccaaatgtattttttccaCTTTGCTGGTTCGGTGGATTCTTTCATGATGCTTGTGATGGCACTAGACCGCTATGTTTCAATATGTTTCCCTTTAAGGTACCCTGCTTTAATTAccaataaaaatgcacaaatcCTGTGCATTGTAGCCTGGATGTTGGGAGCAATCAGTCCACTGCCTCCAGTCAGCTTTGCTGCTATACTTCCTTACTGTGGTCCTAATAAGATAAACCATTTGTACTGTGAACATCGTTTAGTCGCCAGACTCGCTTGCACTGACACAACTTTCAATATGTTTTTGGCATTTATAATAGCATGTTTAGTCTTAATTGTTCCATTTTCGATTATTTTGCTTtcctatttaaaaataatcatCACTGTACTTAAGATCGCAACACCAGAAGGTAGAAAGAAGGCATTTTACACATGTAGCACACAGCTTATTGTGATTTCCATTTTTTTCATACCaagattatttgtatatattgctTCAATAGTTGGGGTTTACATGCCAGATGTGGCCCGTGCCTCTTTGGGTGTCATGTACTGCCTCCTACCTCCATTAGCAAACCCAGTAATCTATAGTTTTAGGACTAAAGAAATCAAGCAGTTAATTTTCAAATTGTTTAAACTGAAAACAGTTGTTCCCAGAGAGAACACAATCGGAACTACTTGTGCTTGA